The genomic window GAAACATGCTGGCATTTCAGTATCCCTAAATGCATCATCTATAGCATTCTTAAAAAGGGTTATGGCATATCCAATCATGCCTGAATGATTAGAACTTGAAATGATGTATTTGATCAACATGCATCTTCCGCCGTATTCAAAACAGTTAATGTGCTTACGGATGGTATTCACTGCAGTTTTTCTAAGACTGTCACATGATGCAAATATAGCTACATTTATCAATGCTTTGCATAAATTGAAGTGAACTGTGGCTGATAATAAAGTATGAGAAGTATTTGCTGATAATCTCTTAACTAGGGCCTCACTTAAGGTCAATCCTTTAGACTGTGGGCCATATTCTGGGCAATTCAGTAAATAAATGACACATAACATTCCAGTATGCACAATGTATTCTGTAGCATAAACTTGTGGTATAGCATTGTCAGGCAAATCAAATTGTGAAGATAGGACAACATAGTATAAGCCTGAAAGTGTAAGCATGTTCAGTTTCTCTTTATGATCATAAGGTGGTTTTTCTTCATCACTTTCAGATGAGTTTGACTTAGAGTTGGGTTTGTTACAAATTTCAACATATTCAAGAAACTTCAGTATGTTTTTCTCTAAAGAACAGATATCTTTCACAATCGTAGTGCAGCATAGTCTAGCTTCACTTTGTTCATTGTTTTCAATGTCCAAATCCAGATAGATCAAAGGTTTGCCAAGGAGGCTAACCAAAAATGCAGCTATTATCTGTTTGGTTCTAATATTAGATTCAGGTGCTTTTAATTCCTCAATAAAGGGTTGATAAAATGGAGGTATCAAAGAGTAAACTCGAACTATCCTCCTGATGTTAGGGTCACACTCGGCCAGTAAGCGTGCCTTGCCCTCCAGTGGAAATTCAGGTGTGGGAATAttttcaatataggtacttatggaATTTAAGCTCCACTCCAGGGATCTTCCTCTTTTAGCTGACAGTTTCTTCAGAAGCTGTTGCAGTGGAGTAAGTACTATTCCAAACTGAGCATCATTCTTAGCCACTTCCACTTGTTCTATAAACTCGAGTAGTGCTTCTTCTGGCGTTGTTTTCTGGACAATAATAGCCAGCAGTTCTTCACAAGTGCTGTAAAGTGACGGCTTGATAACTATGGTCTCATCCTGTATCTTGCTGACACCTACCGAGATCATGTCCCAACAATTGTCCTTAAAACTTCTCGCATATTTTTCTTCATTATGAACACTGAGAACTTCTTTATACTTTCCTGAATCTAATAATTTAGACACTAAGTCCACAACATCTACAGTATCACTCATAGCGACCGTTGATGTGTAGCTGGATCAACCAATAATGCCGTCAATGATTTCTGAAATAAGTCAAATGTATTCTAAAGGAAAAAAACCTTGTTGACGCAGTTATTAGCGCGTGTTATGTTATGAAAAAACAATTGCTACTTACAACGAAAGATGCACGGTAACTTGCTCATGCTGGAGTATAGCAACAACAAGATAAAGATGATGTTTGTTAGTAATTAATCTTTTAATAAGTTTGTAGACTAATATGCTACAGctaaaatgataatttaaaGCCGAAAATTTCACGCTGCGCTAAACGACGAGCAAGTAAGAGAAGAGCGTGCTGACAGTGACATGAGAAATTTGGTAATTACGTTTCGTTACATCGTTAAAATATTCTGTCACTCCAGGGGTTTCATAAAGTTCATGTTATTTGGATAGTTCTGCAGCCATTTAAATTGGAAATATTATACCAATAAATCTCAGATAATTTTTGAAACATAGTAAAGTCTATCAAATAGTAATTTGTTTCTGTTGCGTGAAATGAGGTGTGCCAAATCTGGGCTACTATTTTTCAAGAAACGTtcaaatacttatatttaatgTACCTATGAGTTAACTTGGTGTTATGTGATTAGCTCCATAAATGATAACATttaaacatacaatttatacagaCAACTCTTTTCTTTAATTTGAATTGAAAATCATCCAAAATATATGGTTTTCTATTGTATATTTCCACTATTTCAACAGttgtataaacattttttgACATAATAGTGTGAAGTCCAACAATAATATGATTGACATCAACTGACATTACATTACTGACAACTCGGGAACTGAGACACAAGCACAAGCAGCGAGCAAACAGAATGtgtattaattctttatttaaaaagttttaattatctgctgtaattatataaatataatcagAATGGCagcaaaacagaaaaatatttttactcgaAGTAAACCGTTGATGAACATTTACAGTGGTGTAGATCAGGAAGGAAAAGAGGTAGTGTAAAGGGAGAGGTTCAAATAACATTACCAGTGGTGTTCTTTGTTTTTAATTGGTTGTGCATAATTTTAGGTAGAGGTTCGTGAAGATGCGGAACAGTTGGTTAAGTGGCATGAGATATCGGATGCGTTGGTCGCGGCCGGGTACTACCGCGCCCAGCTGCAGGGTCTGTCGGCTTTTGACAAGATCGTCGGCGGGCTGTCTTGGTGCATAGAGTTGTGTGATATCGACGTAGATGTCAGTTTACTCTTTGAGGAGAACCTTACTATTGGAAAAAAGATGTAAGTAGGCAATGGATTGGTTTTATTTGTTTGTACCTGTATTAAGGTTTTGTTTCAATTTTCaatagggttggcaactgtcaaaggtttgcagaaatggcgccatcatagcttgcccctttttctatgagatttggcctaaagggctggcatccaggtcattaaaaaaacaaaaatttgacacaattctagggattgacagggcaagctatgctggcgccatctgctaattatttcgaccggccaaccccattgtcataaagtataataatatattgttaaatcatatcatatgatATTTTATCTGTAATTATATTTAGtgacaatattttaactttataattttttctttgACCAGTGCACTAACAGAAAAAATAGTTAAAGTACTACCTTCTATGAAATGCCCATTCATAATTGAGCCTCATCAAATCCAAGGATTGGATTTCATCAACATTTACCCCCTCATACAATGGCTGATCAAATACTCAAGTGAGTTCCGAGAAGCAAAAGAAGATGAGCTCCGGAAGTTTGCCGTGATGCAGTATGACAAGGAACATATTTTTGAATCAGATAGAAAAGTATTTGAACAAAAAGAAAGATTGCTGAAGAATTTATCTGTTTTACAAGTAAGATTACTTTATTGCCACTTGTAACAAGCTTATTGCCCGTTTGTTTTAAATTCTTTGTTTTTCTAAAATGCATgtcttttatttaacaattccaaatattttttaaaatcttaactaccttttgttttcttttttcagAATCTATACAAACCATGTCGAATCCGCAAGAGGATAGGCGGTCTGCCAGCAAATGAACTGGAGCAGGTCAACGCAACCCTATCTGAATACGACCAGAGGATGCTCCTGCATATCACCACACAACAGGATGAGAGTAAAAAAGATGAGGGACTTGATTTCCTggtaagttttaattaatttgagTCAAGGGTGTTGTCTTCCCTCCCACTTGATTAGAGTATGTGCAGAAAAAGAAGAGTTGTGGAATGTATGGGACCCAATATATTCTACGACTTTTCTCTTTCCGCATGGACTCTTATGAGGTTGCTCTCACCTGATTGTCAATTCAATCTTTgctatagtttgacaaacttgagcaataaaaaaaaaatctatgattTTTCTAGGACTGTAATTCTAACAGACCATAGTTATGCATAAAACAACCAACTCCATTTTTTATCAATGCAGAAAGCGACCAAATCCACTGAGTTATGGTGTAAGCACAGAGGTGTAAGTCACtgacaaaaataaaagttgGTCACCTTAGTTCTACACATTTcctgcatatattttttttaacgattGTTTCCGTATGACTATGAAAAGACACTAGCTGATCCAtctaaaataacaacaaaagttTGTCATCTTAGTTCTACACATTTcctgcatatatatttttttaaatgattgttTCAGTATGACTATGAAAAGACACTAGCTGATCCATCTAAAATAACAACAGAAGTAAGTATCccaaattaaatgataattgcACATAATTACACAACAAATTGTGTTTATAGCCTCTTACAAATAAACCCCTTAGTCTAGTAACCCTGTCTATGAAGCCAGGAGTTCTGGGTTGAAATTTAAGTTGGTGTATTTATCATTGCCTTgtgctttgcttagtttggagaTAAGTTTGTCCGTATAAGATTGTctccaaaaatatattaattaataaatttcttattttttgtcACTCCCAAATGTATTTGATAACATGTTTAATTTTAGACTGACAGGTTTACAAAGAATCAGGAGAATAATGTGGACGCTGCTGACACCAAAATTCACTATGCAGTGCTACACTCAGAACTCACTGGAGAACTTTCTAAGGAGCTGGAAGAAAGTGAAAAGCTCAAATATTCAGAGGAAGTGGACAAACTCACAAAAACTGTCGATGCTATGGAGAAGGAAGTAGAAAAAACTAAGAAGGAACATGAATGTAAAATGGAAAACGCAAAGCAGGAGTATACTAGTGTATTAGAAAAGttgcaaaaaattacatataagATGATGAACTCTGATGatagtaggtaagtaggtttttctattgtaagtattttttattggaAATTGGGCGCTTAACACTGAAAGTGTTAAAGCTCTTGTTCCATTAAAATATGAAGTAGAACGGTGGTGGTAGCACATATAATACCAGATATTATTGGAAAGGAGTTTACATAGACCACTTTGTTGGTGGTAGGAGTGGTGGCTTGGTCACTATAAGGTCTATAagacttataataaaaataaactgcttAATGCCTAATAaacagcttgtggcgagctgttggggagtaacgaccccacggacccgagtgctcccgagagttggtcagggtctccgtctccggcgtgtctttgtcggtcggagtggaccccaaggggacccgcaggactctcagctctggcttgccttcattggctgtccagagaggagttgctagagctatatgctccataAGCTccatgcataagacgcgagttggcacagtggctgctaacagccactgggtagaaagcggcgcacacctctcgacacccctgagccgctcacaccggtgttgctcctggtcgtcatcacgacggcagtttcaggggcccatctagtcagcggcgagtcaccgcctgcctcgataacgtgtacagacattgttatggcaggtgtccggacctctcagcaatagcccaatcttttgaccagccaaactccaacaccataaccggcactcttttccactgtgtttataatagcccctacgcctgttggaaccgatttacgggtatctatttgtacccgtgaatgggttctagcaggtgtattacataacagcaaacttctccaaagggactctacgtgttggatctgtatccatacgcacgcctatcaaatgaccgggatgtatatacccgtgagtttatatgagatacaaataataataataataagcccgcagggcagcttgaggcgagctgttggggagtgacgaccccacggacccgagtgctccagagagtcggtcagggtctccgtctccggcgtgtcttcgtcggtcggagtagaccccaaggggacccgcaggactctcagctctggcttgccttcattggccgtccagaggggagtcgtaagagctatatgctccaggggtggaagtgaaagatgcataagacgcgagttggcacagtggctgctaacagccactgggtagaaagcggcgcacacctctcgacacccctgagccgctcacaccggtgttgctcctggtcgtcttcacgacggcagtttcaggggcccatctagtcagcggcaagtcaccacctgcctcgataacgtgtattaacattgttatggcaggtgtccggagttctttacaatagcccagtctcattgcccacccaaacttcaatccatagaccggtatactgttcactttttctgcaatagtcccaatgcctgctgcgaccggttcatgggtgtctattgttgcgcctgtgaacgggttccagca from Cydia strobilella chromosome 11, ilCydStro3.1, whole genome shotgun sequence includes these protein-coding regions:
- the LOC134745445 gene encoding glomulin-like isoform X1 — protein: MSDTVDVVDLVSKLLDSGKYKEVLSVHNEEKYARSFKDNCWDMISVGVSKIQDETIVIKPSLYSTCEELLAIIVQKTTPEEALLEFIEQVEVAKNDAQFGIVLTPLQQLLKKLSAKRGRSLEWSLNSISTYIENIPTPEFPLEGKARLLAECDPNIRRIVRVYSLIPPFYQPFIEELKAPESNIRTKQIIAAFLVSLLGKPLIYLDLDIENNEQSEARLCCTTIVKDICSLEKNILKFLEYVEICNKPNSKSNSSESDEEKPPYDHKEKLNMLTLSGLYYVVLSSQFDLPDNAIPQVYATEYIVHTGMLCVIYLLNCPEYGPQSKGLTLSEALVKRLSANTSHTLLSATVHFNLCKALINVAIFASCDSLRKTAVNTIRKHINCFEYGGRCMLIKYIISSSNHSGMIGYAITLFKNAIDDAFRDTEMPACFTYPQMMDLIKKVCHMPHGAQSDLMELSDQIISVLNFLRYLVLRDKANVTGIKECYSYIESDYLSTLRNALNLSKAHYEVKLKDVKEGTDLVETKISINVGGNPLDSIPDEQKIEIINSALNCFHLMDGLVARLSECITINI
- the LOC134745470 gene encoding coiled-coil domain-containing protein 93 — protein: MAAKQKNIFTRSKPLMNIYSGVDQEGKEVEVREDAEQLVKWHEISDALVAAGYYRAQLQGLSAFDKIVGGLSWCIELCDIDVDVSLLFEENLTIGKKIALTEKIVKVLPSMKCPFIIEPHQIQGLDFINIYPLIQWLIKYSSEFREAKEDELRKFAVMQYDKEHIFESDRKVFEQKERLLKNLSVLQNLYKPCRIRKRIGGLPANELEQVNATLSEYDQRMLLHITTQQDESKKDEGLDFLYDYEKTLADPSKITTETDRFTKNQENNVDAADTKIHYAVLHSELTGELSKELEESEKLKYSEEVDKLTKTVDAMEKEVEKTKKEHECKMENAKQEYTSVLEKLQKITYKMMNSDDSSDKNVKKFYKTLKELARERNELLQIIQHREKENKKLHEELSAARDPAVKVDDHPLTPAELKEFQDREEKLKAFITNMRLELARLNREVLRYTVALDEVPGTAELLQYEKRFIELYNQVASKHKETKQYYIFYNTLFEVKIYTSKELSLLNSILDNYEEAMSSARKREEFMSQFESIVEWVNQTVKKVEHKFKHEKDQKMALHAEYSRLMDLQRQYAAALKKLAEERQKFGKRNS